From Candidatus Bathyarchaeia archaeon, the proteins below share one genomic window:
- a CDS encoding putative zinc-binding protein has translation MNVVAEQKHWQEGMKTHENIIYACFGCLSNTGITAGLGSLEAVKELGLDKVAVGCLASLPLGIAPVIRKTKAAKKIITVDGCPFECSRKIVEAAGFKPYRSFMLVRDIGMTKKALHEDIGGELKPVMDYVSPKDIERTKQLIVEAISEG, from the coding sequence GTGAATGTTGTGGCTGAGCAGAAACATTGGCAGGAAGGGATGAAGACCCATGAGAACATCATCTACGCCTGCTTCGGATGCCTCTCCAACACAGGGATCACCGCGGGCTTAGGAAGCCTTGAGGCTGTAAAGGAGCTCGGCCTCGATAAGGTTGCTGTCGGCTGCCTCGCGTCGCTACCCCTCGGCATCGCGCCGGTGATCAGGAAGACCAAGGCCGCTAAGAAGATCATCACCGTCGACGGCTGTCCTTTCGAGTGCAGCAGAAAGATCGTGGAGGCCGCCGGGTTCAAGCCTTACAGGAGCTTCATGCTCGTCAGGGACATCGGCATGACCAAGAAGGCGCTCCATGAAGATATCGGAGGAGAGTTAAAGCCAGTCATGGACTACGTCTCACCCAAGGACATAGAGAGGACCAAGCAGCTCATCGTGGAAGCGATCTCGGAGGGATGA
- a CDS encoding OsmC family protein, translating into MNSVAAGIEGHGQVGRRRQSLKPLLVSLDWKGGVCSQAKIRRHTVLIDSSRDEGGSDLGPTPTEIFLASLGSCIMVNISRIGQKMKLDLKGVHMEITGIKEHNGRPSSFVALNVDVSIKADTQDLEKLERLVRLAEENCTVSNTLKNAVKPSVRLQPI; encoded by the coding sequence ATGAACTCAGTGGCCGCTGGCATAGAAGGACATGGTCAAGTGGGTCGAAGGAGGCAGTCTCTTAAGCCGCTGCTGGTTTCCCTCGACTGGAAGGGGGGCGTGTGCTCCCAGGCAAAGATAAGACGCCACACAGTTCTAATCGATTCCAGTAGGGACGAGGGAGGAAGCGATCTCGGACCCACACCTACCGAAATATTCCTAGCAAGCCTCGGCTCATGCATCATGGTCAACATATCCAGAATCGGCCAGAAGATGAAGCTCGACCTCAAGGGCGTCCACATGGAGATAACGGGAATAAAAGAACATAATGGGCGTCCCTCATCTTTCGTAGCGCTGAACGTAGATGTCTCAATCAAAGCAGATACTCAAGACCTTGAAAAGCTGGAGAGGCTGGTTCGACTGGCTGAAGAGAACTGTACAGTCTCGAATACTCTAAAAAACGCGGTAAAGCCCAGTGTAAGGCTACAGCCGATATGA
- a CDS encoding universal stress protein, translated as METLLREGHAVEEIIRACREGRLDLVVIGARGLSRIKEIVLGSVSDGVTRHAHCPVLVVK; from the coding sequence GTGGAGACGTTGTTAAGGGAAGGACATGCGGTTGAGGAGATAATAAGGGCGTGCAGAGAAGGCAGATTGGACCTGGTCGTCATCGGCGCAAGGGGCTTGAGCAGAATCAAGGAGATAGTTCTAGGGAGCGTAAGTGACGGCGTCACCAGACACGCACACTGCCCGGTTCTGGTGGTGAAGTAG
- a CDS encoding cation-translocating P-type ATPase produces MEVPPLAEWHSKQVEEIFNLLKSGPEGLSSLEASLRLKRFGPNELRQEEKASPFKILLRQFTSVLMIILIAATLVSALVGEIVDAVTILAILIASAFLGFFQEYRAEKALEALKKMLSPTITVLRDGKEVEVPSRELVPGDVMILEAGDKIPADGRLTAAVNLQVDESALTGESTPVEKKLETLSPSTYVADRANMVFSGTIVTYGKGKAVVTETGMLTEFGKIARDVLKIRKEETPLEKRMTHVGRWLGALCLAVCFIVVGFGVVREYLLEGGVGVAFLLEMVLFGVALAVAAVPEALPAIVTGALAISMREMAKNKALVRKMPAVETLGCVTVICSDKTGTLTKGEMTVREIYLPHKTIHVTGAGYEPTGLLLYDGKEVEDERIPLLSDAAILCNDARLELQDGSWRVIGDPTEGALLTLAVKAGRRVEEVRAKHPRVGEVPFSSERKMMTTIHVASEGPIAYVKGAPEVVLARSTRIRREGEVTPMSEAERRGILKVNEEMAERALRVLAFAYRPLNGFKVDGEVRGEQVERDLTFLGLVGMIDPPRPEAVEAAKTAHKVGIKTIMITGDHKLTAVSVARELGIYKEGDLALTGEELEEMRDEEFEAQVERVTVYARVSPIHKLKIVNAWKKRGEVVAVTGDGVNDAPAIKSADVGIAMGITGTEVTKEASDLVLTDDNFATIVKAVEKGRWIYDNIKKYLTYLLQCNLVEILVIGGGVLLGLPLPLLPAQILWVNLTTDGLPALALGVSPADPDIMERPPRNPRESIFTREVKAMLTAIPIILSPILLSAFVKDLALSLEEARTTLFLVFVFFELVIALNCRSLTHSIFKSRPHRFLWFSIIASAALTLCVLELPSVRDAFGVTIPTSGDIALAAILSLTPLALLEFLKLGLKRGNRNRKRKYAPANRYSGFE; encoded by the coding sequence ATGGAGGTGCCGCCGTTGGCTGAGTGGCATTCAAAGCAGGTTGAGGAGATATTTAACCTGCTTAAGTCAGGCCCGGAGGGGCTTAGCTCCCTGGAAGCCTCGTTGAGGCTGAAACGATTCGGCCCTAATGAGCTTCGTCAAGAGGAGAAAGCCTCCCCATTCAAGATTCTTCTTAGACAGTTCACCAGCGTCCTCATGATCATTCTAATCGCAGCCACCCTTGTCTCCGCGTTAGTAGGTGAGATTGTTGACGCCGTAACCATTTTAGCCATACTGATCGCGTCAGCTTTCCTAGGTTTTTTCCAGGAATACCGGGCTGAGAAGGCTCTTGAAGCGTTGAAGAAGATGCTTTCCCCGACGATAACGGTTCTAAGGGACGGGAAAGAAGTTGAGGTCCCCTCCAGGGAGCTGGTTCCCGGAGACGTAATGATATTGGAGGCGGGTGATAAGATTCCGGCTGATGGAAGGCTTACAGCCGCCGTAAACCTCCAAGTCGACGAGTCCGCCCTTACAGGCGAGTCAACCCCGGTTGAAAAGAAGCTTGAAACGCTATCCCCCTCAACTTATGTGGCGGATCGAGCCAACATGGTGTTTTCAGGCACAATCGTAACCTATGGTAAGGGAAAAGCGGTAGTCACGGAAACCGGGATGTTAACAGAGTTCGGGAAAATAGCGAGAGACGTCTTGAAGATTCGGAAGGAGGAGACACCGCTGGAGAAGAGAATGACCCATGTGGGACGATGGCTTGGAGCCCTCTGTCTAGCGGTTTGCTTCATCGTAGTGGGCTTCGGGGTTGTAAGGGAGTACCTGCTTGAAGGCGGTGTTGGAGTCGCTTTTCTATTGGAAATGGTGTTGTTCGGCGTGGCGTTAGCCGTCGCGGCTGTGCCTGAAGCCTTGCCCGCGATCGTGACAGGAGCCCTCGCCATCAGCATGAGGGAGATGGCTAAAAATAAAGCCTTGGTCAGGAAGATGCCAGCTGTCGAAACCCTGGGATGCGTCACTGTCATCTGCTCCGATAAAACGGGAACGCTTACCAAAGGCGAGATGACCGTTCGCGAGATCTATCTTCCACATAAAACGATTCACGTCACAGGCGCGGGCTATGAGCCTACGGGCCTCCTCCTCTACGATGGGAAGGAGGTTGAGGATGAGCGAATACCACTCCTCTCAGACGCCGCGATACTTTGCAACGACGCGAGGCTTGAACTTCAAGACGGCTCATGGCGGGTTATCGGAGACCCCACCGAGGGAGCGCTGTTAACCCTCGCCGTTAAGGCTGGGAGACGAGTAGAAGAGGTCAGGGCCAAACATCCCCGGGTGGGCGAGGTTCCCTTCAGCTCGGAGAGGAAAATGATGACCACAATCCACGTCGCATCCGAGGGGCCGATCGCCTACGTGAAGGGCGCGCCTGAAGTCGTCTTAGCGAGGAGCACGCGAATACGGAGGGAAGGCGAGGTGACGCCGATGAGCGAAGCCGAGAGAAGGGGGATTCTGAAGGTTAATGAAGAGATGGCGGAAAGGGCTCTTCGCGTATTAGCCTTCGCCTACCGCCCCTTGAACGGGTTTAAGGTTGACGGCGAGGTGAGGGGAGAGCAGGTTGAAAGGGATTTGACATTCCTCGGTTTGGTGGGCATGATCGATCCTCCTAGACCTGAGGCGGTTGAGGCGGCTAAGACGGCCCATAAAGTTGGCATAAAGACGATCATGATAACCGGTGATCATAAGCTCACAGCGGTGTCGGTGGCGAGGGAGCTGGGAATATACAAGGAGGGTGATCTTGCTTTAACCGGGGAGGAGTTAGAGGAGATGCGTGACGAGGAATTTGAAGCTCAAGTCGAGAGGGTAACGGTGTACGCCAGGGTTTCACCCATCCATAAATTAAAGATCGTAAACGCATGGAAGAAGAGGGGGGAAGTGGTCGCCGTTACAGGAGACGGCGTCAACGACGCGCCCGCGATTAAAAGCGCCGACGTAGGCATCGCCATGGGGATAACTGGAACCGAGGTGACGAAGGAAGCTTCAGACCTCGTCCTAACCGACGATAACTTCGCCACCATCGTCAAAGCGGTGGAAAAAGGACGGTGGATTTACGATAACATCAAGAAGTATTTAACGTACCTACTCCAATGCAACCTCGTCGAAATCCTAGTCATCGGCGGAGGAGTCCTATTAGGCCTACCACTACCCCTCCTTCCAGCTCAGATACTCTGGGTAAACCTCACCACCGACGGTTTACCCGCCCTCGCCCTAGGCGTCAGCCCCGCTGACCCCGACATCATGGAGAGGCCTCCCCGAAACCCCAGAGAATCCATCTTTACCAGAGAGGTGAAGGCGATGTTAACGGCGATTCCGATCATATTGTCGCCAATCCTTCTCTCAGCGTTCGTCAAAGACCTCGCGCTAAGCTTAGAGGAGGCCCGCACCACCCTGTTCCTAGTATTCGTGTTTTTCGAGTTGGTGATCGCGTTAAACTGTCGCTCGCTCACCCATAGCATTTTCAAATCTCGACCCCACCGTTTCCTTTGGTTTTCCATCATCGCGTCCGCGGCCCTCACATTATGCGTGCTAGAACTCCCCAGCGTACGCGACGCCTTCGGTGTTACCATACCCACCTCAGGCGACATCGCTCTAGCAGCCATCCTTTCACTAACCCCCTTAGCCTTACTGGAGTTCTTAAAGCTGGGTTTGAAACGGGGAAACAGAAATAGGAAAAGAAAATACGCTCCCGCCAATAGGTATAGTGGGTTTGAATAA
- a CDS encoding tetrahydromethanopterin S-methyltransferase subunit A produces MNKILKVKPPDGYPPEDGSYLRGNDYSPVAAVILLHTMYDRIPDFLLQLSKVAVEAGAALAGFLQTENIGIEKIICNVVANPNIRYIVLCGVESAGHHPGQTFEAFMENGVDEKRRIIGAISQTPYLYNISLEAIDRFRKQVKLVSLLSEDDRRLRIDPEAVKKVVNACIQENPTPIFSFTLHDPGAYPEPPICQRITWRVERPWAHYPQADAEKLREIKEKAALSRLEEMEKEKRRKEEDEFLKLLFPEKKRETHAA; encoded by the coding sequence TTGAATAAAATCCTTAAGGTTAAGCCTCCGGACGGGTATCCGCCTGAGGATGGAAGCTATTTGAGGGGAAACGATTATTCGCCCGTCGCGGCGGTCATCCTCCTGCATACGATGTACGATAGGATTCCCGACTTTCTACTTCAGTTGTCGAAAGTCGCGGTGGAGGCAGGTGCGGCCCTAGCTGGATTCCTTCAAACAGAGAACATTGGAATCGAGAAGATCATCTGCAACGTGGTCGCGAACCCAAACATAAGGTACATCGTTTTATGCGGTGTTGAGTCGGCGGGACATCACCCAGGCCAGACCTTCGAGGCGTTCATGGAAAACGGCGTCGACGAGAAGAGGAGAATCATAGGCGCCATATCCCAGACCCCATATCTTTACAACATATCCCTAGAGGCCATCGACCGTTTCCGTAAACAGGTAAAGCTGGTCAGCCTACTGTCGGAGGATGATAGAAGGCTTAGGATAGACCCTGAAGCCGTCAAGAAGGTCGTAAACGCGTGCATCCAAGAAAATCCAACGCCGATATTCAGCTTCACGTTACATGATCCAGGAGCCTACCCGGAGCCCCCCATCTGCCAAAGAATTACTTGGCGAGTTGAGAGGCCTTGGGCCCACTACCCTCAAGCGGACGCTGAAAAACTAAGGGAAATAAAGGAGAAGGCGGCCCTAAGCCGGTTAGAGGAGATGGAAAAGGAAAAACGCCGCAAAGAAGAGGATGAATTTTTGAAACTGCTTTTCCCCGAAAAGAAACGTGAAACCCATGCCGCTTAA
- a CDS encoding universal stress protein — translation MFEKILVPLDGSEHSRRALETAVQVAQRFDGRLTLMHVYSVGGLAASPESMREFIRIIRKAGARILEEEEEKVKAKGFRWRRC, via the coding sequence TTGTTTGAGAAGATCCTTGTACCGTTAGACGGTTCTGAGCATTCGCGAAGGGCTCTTGAAACGGCTGTCCAAGTAGCTCAGAGGTTTGATGGGAGGCTCACCCTAATGCACGTGTACTCGGTAGGCGGCCTCGCCGCGTCCCCTGAGTCGATGCGTGAGTTCATCCGGATAATTCGCAAGGCTGGCGCCAGAATCCTGGAGGAGGAAGAAGAGAAGGTGAAGGCTAAGGGGTTCAGGTGGAGACGTTGTTAA
- a CDS encoding putative zinc-binding protein translates to MSEETNVQPKILPLCYKVAEHETVIWVCDGAANVGQIGHAVGVLLTNLDKARMCCTTAVAAGSKPHLEIAAKAKRDILINGCGNRCASKVLEKAGKRIDYEIDISKYLQKVPTLDIYEADVKKIARIILEEAGLDESRGVGGT, encoded by the coding sequence ATGTCTGAAGAGACAAATGTTCAGCCAAAGATACTTCCCTTATGCTACAAGGTTGCTGAGCATGAAACCGTCATCTGGGTCTGCGACGGAGCTGCCAATGTCGGCCAGATCGGACACGCCGTAGGGGTTCTGCTTACAAACCTGGATAAAGCCCGGATGTGCTGCACGACGGCGGTTGCCGCGGGCTCGAAGCCCCACCTTGAAATCGCCGCCAAAGCGAAAAGGGACATCCTCATAAACGGGTGTGGAAACAGATGCGCCTCGAAGGTCTTAGAGAAAGCAGGGAAAAGAATCGACTATGAGATTGACATATCCAAATATCTGCAGAAGGTTCCAACACTCGACATCTACGAGGCGGATGTCAAGAAAATCGCGAGAATTATCCTTGAAGAGGCGGGACTTGATGAATCTCGAGGGGTCGGTGGCACGTGA